From Coffea arabica cultivar ET-39 chromosome 2e, Coffea Arabica ET-39 HiFi, whole genome shotgun sequence, the proteins below share one genomic window:
- the LOC113729851 gene encoding caffeic acid 3-O-methyltransferase-like, protein MAEEEACLFAMRLASASVLPMVLKSAIELDLLELIAKAGPGAYVSPSELAAQLPTHNPEAPIMLDRILRLLATYSVLDCKLNNLADGGVERLYGLAPVCKFLTKNADGVSMAPLLLMNQDKVLMESWYHLKDAVLDGGIPFNKAYGMTAFEYHGTDPRFNKVFNQGMSNHSTITMKKILEVYRGFEGLKTVVDVGGGTGATLNMIISKYPTIKGINFELPHVVEDAPSHPGVEHVGGDMFVSVPKGDAIFMKWICHDWSDDHCRKLLKNCYQALPDNGKVILAECVLPEAPDTSLATQNVVHVDVVMLAHNPGGKERTEKDFEALAKGAGFKEFRKVCSAVNTWIMELCK, encoded by the exons atgGCAGAGGAGGAAGCTTGCTTATTCGCCATGCGCCTGGCTAGTGCATCCGTACTTCCTATGGTACTCAAATCAGCCATCGAACTTGACCTCCTGGAGCTTATAGCCAAGGCTGGTCCTGGCGCCTACGTCTCCCCATCGGAGCTCGCCGCACAGCTCCCCACCCACAACCCGGAAGCTCCTATCATGCTTGATCGCATCCTCCGACTCCTGGCCACCTACTCTGTCCTCGATTGCAAGCTCAACAATCTGGCCGATGGTGGCGTCGAGAGGCTCTACGGTCTGGCCCCTGTTTGCAAATTCTTGACCAAGAACGCTGATGGTGTGTCCATGGCCCCTCTTTTGCTCATGAATCAAGATAAGGTCCTCATGGAAAGCTG GTATCACTTAAAGGATGCGGTTCTTGACGGAGGAATCCCTTTCAACAAGGCCTACGGAATGACTGCATTCGAATACCACGGAACCGATCCCAGATTCAACAAGGTGTTTAACCAGGGAAtgtctaatcactccaccattACCATGAAGAAGATTTTGGAAGTTTACAGAGGGTTTGAGGGCCTGAAGACCGTGGTCGACGTGGGGGGTGGAACTGGGGCTACGCTCAATATGATCATCAGCAAATATCCCACGATCAAGGGCATCAACTTTGAGCTCCCCCACGTCGTAGAGGACGCCCCGTCTCATCCCGGGGTGGAGCATGTGGGTGGGGATATGTTTGTTAGCGTCCCTAAAGGGGATGCCATTTTCATGAAGTGGATTTGCCATGATTGGAGCGACGACCACTGCCGGAAACTCTTGAAGAACTGCTACCAAGCACTTCCGGACAACGGGAAGGTGATCCTTGCCGAATGTGTCCTTCCGGAAGCCCCAGACACCTCGCTCGCTACTCAGAATGTCGTCCACGTTGATGTCGTCATGTTGGCCCACAACCCTGGTGGGAAAGAGAGGACTGAGAAGGATTTCGAGGCCTTGGCAAAGGGGGCTGGATTCAAAGAATTCCGCAAGGTTTGCTCTGCTGTCAATACCTGGATCATGGAGCTGTGCAAATGA